Proteins from a genomic interval of Ferrovibrio terrae:
- a CDS encoding COX15/CtaA family protein: METMTVLKAMSERRDGDARAVALWLFAVAGLVALMVVIGGLTRLTESGLSMVEWKPITGWLPPLSEAAWIAEFEKYKQFPEYQKINIGMTLEGFQNIYWLEYIHRVLGRLIGLAFAVPMLLFWISGRIPAGMKPHLVAMFLLGGSQGALGWFMVASGLVDHPDVSHYRLTAHLGLAFFIFAYLLWGGLSLLRYGRMVSGRGGGLAAALTVLVFVQVLSGGLVAGMNAGLAHNTWPLMDGAFIPDGLLIAKPWWTNFFENAMTVQFQHRMLAYCVFVLAVVTALSLKGKAATGLRHGLLTAVLVQLGLGIATLLAHVPVSLGTLHQAGAVVVLGMSVALWHDRSLSRDD, from the coding sequence ATGGAGACGATGACGGTTCTGAAGGCGATGAGCGAACGACGCGACGGCGATGCCCGCGCTGTGGCGCTGTGGCTGTTCGCTGTCGCCGGCCTGGTGGCGCTGATGGTGGTGATCGGCGGCTTGACCCGCCTGACCGAGTCCGGTCTTTCGATGGTGGAATGGAAGCCGATCACCGGCTGGCTGCCGCCGCTGTCGGAAGCGGCCTGGATTGCCGAGTTCGAGAAATACAAGCAGTTCCCTGAATACCAGAAGATCAACATCGGCATGACGCTGGAGGGGTTCCAGAACATCTACTGGCTGGAATACATCCATCGCGTGCTCGGTCGCCTGATCGGTCTCGCCTTCGCGGTTCCGATGCTGCTGTTCTGGATTTCCGGCCGCATTCCCGCCGGTATGAAGCCGCATCTGGTGGCGATGTTCCTGCTCGGCGGCAGCCAGGGCGCGCTCGGCTGGTTCATGGTGGCGAGCGGCCTGGTCGATCATCCCGATGTCAGTCACTATCGTCTGACCGCGCATCTCGGGCTGGCCTTTTTCATCTTCGCTTATCTGCTCTGGGGCGGTCTTTCGCTGCTGCGCTATGGCCGCATGGTCTCCGGTCGCGGCGGCGGCCTCGCGGCGGCGCTGACGGTGCTGGTGTTCGTCCAGGTACTGTCAGGCGGCTTAGTGGCCGGCATGAATGCCGGTCTGGCGCACAACACCTGGCCGCTGATGGATGGCGCTTTCATCCCTGACGGCCTGCTGATCGCCAAGCCCTGGTGGACCAACTTCTTCGAGAATGCCATGACCGTGCAGTTCCAGCATCGCATGCTGGCTTACTGCGTGTTCGTTCTGGCCGTCGTCACGGCCCTATCGCTGAAGGGCAAAGCGGCGACCGGGCTGCGCCATGGGCTGCTGACGGCGGTGCTGGTACAACTCGGTCTTGGCATCGCCACGTTGCTGGCGCATGTGCCGGTGTCACTCGGCACGCTGCATCAGGCCGGCGCGGTGGTGGTGCTGGGCATGTCTGTCGCGCTTTGGCATGACCGGTCTTTGAGCCGCGATGACTGA
- a CDS encoding MFS transporter, with protein MSRSSGFLTLVFSSLAHTYSHLFTLLYATIVLVLEREWGMGYDTLFALSIPMSVLFGAAALPAGWMGDKWSASGMMALFFLGVGLCSIATGMADTPLTICLGLAGIGLFAAIYHPVGIPWLVRNAVNRGRALGINGVFGSVGTAAAALVAGFLAQLYGWRAAFILPGAVCLITGVAFLWARQTDRLLDRGEDAVPTPPPGKSDIWRVFWVMSATMLCTGLIFQATAFALPKIFDTRLSDWLNDSMLGIGGMVTIVYTASALSQIVGGELADRYALRSVYAAVQWLQIPVIIIAMMLIHPALVPVAALMVSLNVAGQAAENSLLAKYTPPQWRGRAFGAKFVLTLGVSSLGVAVIPVIYRMTGTLDVLFILLAVAAAGAGVFALLLPRDKAAAAQQTIVPVAAE; from the coding sequence ATGTCCCGCTCTTCCGGTTTCCTGACGCTGGTTTTCTCCAGTCTGGCCCATACCTATTCGCATCTCTTCACGCTGCTCTACGCCACCATCGTGCTGGTGCTCGAGCGCGAATGGGGTATGGGCTACGACACGCTGTTCGCACTGTCGATCCCGATGAGCGTGCTGTTCGGTGCCGCAGCACTTCCCGCCGGCTGGATGGGCGACAAGTGGAGCGCGTCCGGCATGATGGCGCTGTTCTTCCTCGGTGTCGGCCTGTGCTCGATTGCAACCGGCATGGCCGATACGCCGCTCACCATCTGCCTCGGCCTGGCCGGTATCGGACTCTTCGCGGCGATTTATCATCCGGTCGGCATTCCCTGGCTGGTGCGCAATGCCGTCAACCGCGGCCGCGCACTCGGCATCAATGGTGTGTTCGGATCGGTCGGCACCGCGGCTGCTGCGCTCGTGGCCGGTTTCCTGGCCCAGCTTTACGGCTGGCGCGCGGCCTTCATCCTGCCGGGCGCAGTCTGCCTGATCACCGGCGTCGCTTTCCTCTGGGCACGACAGACCGACCGGCTGCTCGATCGTGGCGAAGATGCCGTGCCGACGCCGCCACCCGGCAAGAGCGATATCTGGCGCGTCTTCTGGGTGATGTCGGCCACCATGCTCTGCACGGGCCTCATCTTCCAGGCGACGGCTTTCGCGTTGCCCAAGATCTTCGACACGCGCCTGTCGGACTGGTTGAACGACAGCATGCTCGGCATCGGCGGCATGGTCACCATCGTCTATACCGCCTCGGCATTGTCGCAGATCGTTGGCGGAGAACTGGCCGACCGTTATGCTTTGCGCAGCGTTTATGCCGCTGTGCAGTGGTTGCAGATTCCGGTCATCATCATCGCCATGATGCTGATCCATCCAGCACTGGTGCCGGTGGCGGCGCTGATGGTCAGCCTCAATGTGGCGGGGCAGGCGGCGGAGAATTCACTGCTGGCGAAATACACGCCGCCGCAATGGCGAGGCAGGGCCTTTGGCGCGAAATTCGTGCTGACGCTCGGCGTGTCATCGCTCGGCGTGGCCGTGATCCCGGTGATCTACCGCATGACCGGCACGCTGGACGTGCTGTTCATCCTGCTGGCGGTGGCTGCGGCTGGAGCGGGGGTGTTTGCGCTGTTATTGCCACGCGACAAGGCTGCCGCTGCACAGCAGACAATCGTGCCGGTAGCGGCCGAGTAA
- a CDS encoding Bug family tripartite tricarboxylate transporter substrate binding protein has translation MTFTLSRRNLIAATAASFTLSSLPASAQSLIQRPVKIVVPFSPGTGMDSLARIVSQQLQQRSGQPVVVENRVGASGNIGSQVVATSAPDGYTLMVTANTFVMTPPLYKNVPYDVVKDFAPVGMMALGQLVLVTHPSVKAANLKEFIALAKTQPGKIDYASPGNGTPQHLAMESFKLAAGININHIPYKGSGGAVQDLLGGTVGAMIMPVHTALPFLADNRIRVLGLTGAERSAMAPQIPTLAEQGVSGFEVDLWYGMYAPAKTPPDMVKHLNAEVNQILADPGVRELIQKQGMVVKTGAPDVLAQLTAKDLARWTKVIDEAKIQPE, from the coding sequence ATGACGTTCACACTGTCCCGCCGCAACCTGATCGCCGCCACTGCTGCTTCATTCACGCTGTCGTCGCTGCCAGCGAGTGCGCAATCCCTGATCCAGCGGCCGGTCAAGATCGTTGTGCCATTTTCGCCCGGCACCGGCATGGACAGTCTGGCCCGCATCGTGAGCCAACAACTGCAACAGCGTTCGGGCCAGCCGGTGGTGGTCGAGAACCGTGTCGGCGCGTCGGGCAACATCGGCAGCCAGGTGGTCGCCACCTCCGCGCCAGACGGCTACACCCTGATGGTGACGGCCAATACCTTCGTAATGACGCCGCCTCTCTACAAGAACGTGCCCTACGACGTGGTGAAGGACTTTGCACCCGTTGGCATGATGGCCCTGGGCCAGCTCGTGCTGGTCACTCATCCTTCGGTAAAAGCCGCCAATCTGAAAGAATTCATCGCGCTGGCCAAAACGCAGCCGGGCAAGATTGACTATGCCTCGCCCGGCAACGGCACGCCGCAGCATCTGGCGATGGAATCCTTCAAGCTCGCCGCCGGCATCAACATCAACCACATTCCCTACAAGGGCTCGGGTGGTGCGGTGCAGGATCTGCTGGGCGGCACTGTGGGGGCGATGATCATGCCAGTCCATACGGCGCTGCCGTTCCTGGCCGATAACCGTATCCGCGTGCTGGGCCTGACCGGCGCCGAACGCTCGGCCATGGCGCCGCAGATTCCGACGCTGGCCGAACAGGGCGTCAGCGGCTTCGAGGTTGACCTGTGGTACGGCATGTATGCGCCGGCCAAGACTCCGCCAGACATGGTGAAGCACCTGAATGCCGAGGTGAACCAGATCCTCGCCGATCCAGGCGTGCGTGAACTGATCCAGAAGCAGGGGATGGTGGTGAAGACCGGCGCGCCGGATGTGCTGGCGCAGCTGACCGCGAAGGACCTGGCGCGCTGGACCAAGGTGATCGACGAAGCGAAGATTCAACCCGAGTAA
- a CDS encoding AMP-binding protein, translating to MGEGLPPSVYAAFKRTAEAHPQNSFLCVPSRPDRAYAPDGLELSYGAVALIVDDLVTRYRSAGYGLGHRVGLLLEMRPEFLFHYLALNALGCGIVPINPDYRHDEMLYQMQHSEADLVVGVPHRVDDLNAMARDRSEKPLPVFDCTALPEVFPAPQIRAASGSIGHDTECTLLYTSGTTGRPKGCILTNFYALTAGACYRDLGGLLTVRPGEDRFYNPLPLFHMNHAMVTASCAMLTANCLILTERFSPTRWWQEVAQTRATIIHYLGIVPPLLLNQPVTTDEKQHRVRFGLGAGVEPQLHKTFEDRFGFPLVEVWGMTETGRIFSDCHEPREIDTRAFGRPQPGFEAMVAGADGKELPRGQEGELLVRHSAADPRRGFFSGYLKNDKATAEAWAGGWFHTGDVVRQSDSGMLYFVDRMKNIIRRSGENIAAAEIEACLQAHDAVAQVAVLAAPDELREEEVMACIVLMDGHAATADLADQLFAWCFDRLAYFKAPGWLLFVDSLPTTGTQKVQKTQIFKAGEDPRQRPGIYDFRARKKR from the coding sequence ATGGGAGAAGGGCTGCCGCCATCCGTCTACGCGGCCTTTAAACGGACCGCCGAGGCGCATCCGCAGAACAGTTTTCTCTGCGTGCCGTCCAGACCCGACCGTGCCTATGCGCCCGACGGGCTGGAACTGAGCTACGGCGCCGTTGCACTGATCGTCGACGATCTGGTGACGCGCTATCGTTCCGCCGGCTATGGCCTTGGGCATCGGGTTGGCCTGCTGCTGGAAATGCGGCCGGAATTCCTCTTTCACTATCTGGCGCTGAACGCCCTGGGTTGCGGCATCGTGCCGATCAATCCCGATTACCGGCATGATGAGATGCTGTATCAGATGCAGCATTCCGAGGCCGACCTGGTGGTCGGCGTGCCGCATCGCGTCGATGACCTGAACGCCATGGCGCGCGATCGCAGCGAAAAACCGCTGCCGGTTTTCGATTGCACGGCCTTGCCTGAGGTTTTCCCGGCCCCGCAGATCAGGGCCGCGAGCGGCAGTATTGGCCACGATACGGAATGCACGCTGCTTTATACGTCGGGTACGACCGGCCGTCCCAAGGGGTGCATTCTCACTAACTTCTATGCACTTACCGCCGGGGCCTGTTATCGCGATCTCGGCGGACTGCTGACGGTGAGACCGGGCGAGGACCGCTTCTACAATCCGTTGCCGCTGTTCCATATGAACCATGCAATGGTGACTGCCAGCTGCGCCATGCTGACGGCGAACTGCCTGATCCTGACCGAGCGCTTCAGTCCGACGCGCTGGTGGCAGGAAGTGGCGCAGACCCGGGCCACCATTATCCACTATCTGGGTATCGTGCCGCCGCTGCTGCTCAACCAGCCGGTCACCACGGACGAGAAGCAGCATCGCGTGCGCTTCGGTCTTGGCGCCGGCGTCGAGCCGCAGCTGCACAAGACTTTCGAAGACCGTTTCGGTTTCCCGCTGGTCGAGGTCTGGGGCATGACCGAAACCGGTCGCATCTTTTCTGATTGCCACGAACCGCGTGAGATCGACACGCGCGCCTTTGGTCGGCCGCAGCCTGGTTTCGAGGCGATGGTGGCGGGCGCTGATGGAAAGGAACTGCCGCGCGGTCAGGAGGGCGAACTGCTGGTGCGCCATTCGGCCGCCGACCCACGTCGCGGTTTCTTCTCCGGCTATCTGAAGAATGACAAGGCGACGGCCGAGGCCTGGGCCGGCGGCTGGTTCCATACCGGTGACGTGGTGCGGCAGTCCGACAGCGGCATGCTGTATTTCGTCGATCGCATGAAAAACATCATCCGCCGCTCGGGCGAGAATATCGCGGCGGCCGAGATCGAGGCCTGCCTGCAGGCGCATGACGCCGTGGCGCAGGTGGCTGTTCTGGCCGCGCCCGACGAACTGCGCGAGGAAGAGGTGATGGCCTGCATCGTGCTGATGGATGGCCATGCCGCCACAGCGGATCTTGCCGATCAGCTGTTCGCCTGGTGCTTCGACCGCCTTGCCTATTTCAAGGCGCCCGGCTGGCTGCTGTTTGTCGACAGCCTGCCCACCACTGGCACCCAGAAGGTGCAGAAGACACAGATTTTCAAAGCCGGTGAGGATCCCCGGCAGCGCCCCGGGATTTATGACTTCCGGGCCCGCAAGAAACGGTAA
- a CDS encoding flavin-dependent oxidoreductase has protein sequence MEVLIVGGGIGGLTLALALHERGIACRIFEMAPQIRAIGVGINLLPHSTKELGRLGLEAELAKAAVTTKDAAFFNRFGQLIHREPLGRAAGYDWPQFSIHRGDLQMILLAAVEQRIGKDRIHAGWQCTGFSQDAGKAIAQFRNSETGEALPDQQADVIIACDGIHSAIRKQMHRSEGEPRYSGVNMWRGVTRMKSILSGACMVRAGWLSHGKMVIYPIRENVDAEGNQLMNWVAEIETQTYRKRDWSRPGSLDDFLPAFADWHFDWLDVPDMIRKADTVLEFPMVDQEPLDHWTEGRVTLLGDAAHPMVPRGSNGAGQAILDCRLLADLLAENADPREALAAYEAKRLPATTQVVLTNRTNPPDAILREVYERTGDKPFTRIEDVISPAELTAITDSYKRVAGYDRDKLKAAG, from the coding sequence ATGGAAGTTCTGATTGTCGGTGGCGGCATCGGCGGGCTCACGCTCGCCCTAGCCCTGCATGAACGCGGCATCGCCTGCCGCATCTTCGAGATGGCCCCGCAGATCAGGGCTATCGGCGTCGGCATCAACCTGCTGCCGCACAGCACAAAGGAACTCGGCCGCCTCGGGTTGGAAGCCGAACTGGCAAAAGCGGCGGTCACCACAAAAGACGCCGCATTCTTCAACCGCTTCGGCCAGCTGATTCATCGCGAGCCATTGGGTCGTGCAGCCGGTTATGACTGGCCGCAGTTCTCGATCCATCGTGGCGATCTCCAGATGATCCTGCTGGCTGCGGTCGAACAGCGGATCGGCAAGGATCGCATCCATGCCGGCTGGCAGTGCACCGGCTTCAGCCAGGATGCCGGCAAGGCCATCGCGCAGTTCCGCAATTCCGAGACCGGCGAGGCCCTGCCCGACCAGCAGGCCGACGTGATCATCGCCTGCGACGGGATTCATTCGGCGATCCGCAAGCAAATGCACCGCTCCGAAGGCGAGCCGCGCTATTCCGGCGTCAACATGTGGCGCGGCGTCACTCGCATGAAGTCGATCCTGTCGGGTGCCTGCATGGTGCGCGCCGGCTGGCTCAGCCACGGCAAGATGGTGATTTATCCGATCCGCGAGAATGTCGACGCCGAAGGCAACCAGCTGATGAACTGGGTGGCCGAGATCGAGACACAGACCTACCGCAAGCGCGACTGGAGCCGGCCGGGCAGCCTGGACGATTTCCTGCCTGCTTTCGCCGACTGGCATTTCGACTGGCTCGATGTGCCAGACATGATCCGTAAGGCTGACACGGTGCTGGAATTTCCCATGGTCGATCAGGAGCCGCTCGATCACTGGACCGAGGGTCGCGTCACGCTGCTGGGCGATGCGGCGCATCCGATGGTGCCGCGCGGGTCCAACGGTGCCGGCCAGGCGATTCTCGACTGCCGCCTGCTGGCCGACCTGCTGGCCGAAAATGCCGATCCGCGCGAGGCCCTGGCAGCCTATGAAGCAAAACGCCTGCCGGCGACCACGCAGGTGGTGCTGACCAACCGCACCAATCCGCCGGATGCCATTCTGCGCGAGGTCTACGAACGTACCGGCGATAAACCCTTCACGCGCATCGAGGACGTGATCAGCCCGGCCGAACTGACCGCGATCACCGACAGCTACAAGCGGGTGGCCGGCTATGACCGCGACAAGCTGAAAGCCGCGGGCTGA
- a CDS encoding MarR family winged helix-turn-helix transcriptional regulator, with product MAKSRRPKSTAAHPLPEIYERPGFQIRRAHQNSVSVFVECLKPFDLTPTQFGALTMVRRWGPVSQIDLARSLGFDRSTTALVVRLLGERRLIARSPNLEDRRKFALTLTPAGRRLLDASQKAAEEARLALLEPFTKAEAAEFLRLLRRFNEAFDGVSRAPRMVRNPGGTEDGGKAPSFTAESRKRRLATTPRSN from the coding sequence ATGGCGAAATCCCGGCGTCCCAAGTCAACCGCAGCGCACCCGTTGCCTGAGATCTACGAGCGTCCCGGATTCCAGATCCGGCGGGCTCACCAGAACTCGGTTTCGGTTTTTGTCGAATGCCTGAAGCCGTTTGACCTGACCCCGACCCAGTTCGGTGCGCTCACCATGGTTCGTCGCTGGGGGCCGGTCAGCCAGATCGACCTCGCGCGGAGTCTGGGCTTCGACCGTTCCACCACGGCCCTGGTTGTGCGCTTGCTGGGGGAGCGGCGGCTGATCGCGCGCAGTCCCAACCTGGAGGATCGGCGCAAATTCGCCCTGACGCTGACGCCGGCGGGGCGACGCCTGCTGGATGCCAGCCAGAAGGCTGCCGAGGAGGCGCGCCTTGCTCTGCTGGAGCCGTTCACGAAGGCTGAGGCGGCGGAGTTCCTGCGCCTGCTGCGCCGGTTTAATGAGGCGTTTGACGGCGTTTCCCGGGCCCCCCGGATGGTGCGCAACCCCGGTGGTACGGAGGATGGCGGGAAAGCGCCTAGTTTTACGGCGGAGTCGCGCAAAAGACGGCTTGCAACCACCCCTCGCTCCAACTAG
- a CDS encoding DUF423 domain-containing protein encodes MDRLWIAFAALAGAVGALGDAVVRHIVTNPEQIEFGVTAARYGLIHAVALLGVALLWNRDDYYAPGFWLPAAGWCFVAGQLLFTGSLYAFAFGIAPGWLGLLTKPGLAVLVLGWLALFLHALFARRQQ; translated from the coding sequence ATGGACCGTTTATGGATCGCCTTTGCTGCCTTGGCCGGCGCCGTCGGTGCGCTTGGCGATGCCGTTGTCCGGCATATCGTCACCAACCCGGAACAGATCGAATTCGGTGTCACGGCGGCGCGCTACGGGCTGATCCATGCCGTGGCGCTGCTGGGGGTGGCGCTGCTGTGGAACCGCGATGACTATTACGCGCCGGGTTTCTGGCTGCCGGCTGCCGGCTGGTGCTTCGTCGCCGGACAGCTGCTGTTCACCGGCTCGCTCTATGCCTTTGCCTTCGGCATTGCCCCGGGCTGGCTGGGGCTGCTGACCAAGCCCGGCCTGGCCGTGCTGGTACTGGGCTGGCTGGCGCTGTTCCTGCACGCCCTGTTTGCCCGCCGACAACAATGA
- the cutA gene encoding divalent-cation tolerance protein CutA has protein sequence MTDIVLLYCTTSTVAEAEAIARKVVGERLAACANIIPGMRSVYWWQGKLEQGEEAVLILKTGPDLVDAATAAVKAAHSYSVPCVLSLPVGQGGNAEYIAWLLAETKR, from the coding sequence ATGACTGACATCGTCCTGCTCTACTGCACGACATCGACTGTCGCCGAAGCCGAGGCGATCGCGCGGAAGGTGGTGGGCGAGCGGCTGGCCGCCTGCGCCAACATCATCCCCGGCATGCGCTCGGTTTATTGGTGGCAGGGCAAGCTGGAGCAGGGCGAGGAAGCCGTGCTGATTCTCAAGACCGGTCCCGATCTGGTCGACGCCGCCACGGCCGCCGTGAAGGCCGCCCATAGTTACAGCGTGCCCTGCGTGCTGTCGTTGCCGGTAGGGCAGGGCGGCAATGCCGAGTACATCGCATGGCTGCTGGCTGAAACAAAACGCTAG
- a CDS encoding undecaprenyl-diphosphate phosphatase translates to MLIDYLQAAFLGVVEGLTEFIPVSSTGHLILLVDLLGFEGPPGKVFEIAIQLGAILAICIVYWSRLWSTLSGLGRDDRANRFTVNVLLGFLPALVIGFFAHGFIKGVLFNPWVVSIALIVGGIVILAIERFVGEGEVESVDDFKLRLSLKIGLLQCLAMIPGVSRSGATIMGARLLGVRPAAAAEFSFFLAVPTMAAATAYDLFKNRDTLTLDGAGLILTGFIVAFLCALLVVRSVIAFINRYGFVPFAWYRIVIGTVMLAVLTLR, encoded by the coding sequence ATGCTGATCGATTATTTGCAGGCCGCGTTTCTCGGTGTCGTCGAGGGGTTGACCGAATTCATTCCGGTCTCCTCGACCGGCCACCTGATCCTGCTGGTCGACCTGCTGGGCTTTGAGGGCCCGCCCGGCAAGGTCTTCGAGATCGCTATCCAGCTAGGCGCCATCCTGGCCATCTGCATCGTCTACTGGTCGCGGCTGTGGAGCACGCTGTCCGGACTGGGCCGTGACGATCGCGCCAACCGCTTCACCGTTAATGTCCTGCTCGGCTTCCTGCCAGCGCTGGTGATCGGCTTCTTCGCGCATGGCTTCATCAAGGGCGTGCTGTTCAATCCCTGGGTCGTGTCGATCGCGCTGATCGTCGGAGGCATCGTTATCCTCGCCATCGAGCGGTTCGTGGGCGAGGGCGAGGTCGAGAGCGTCGATGATTTCAAATTACGCCTCAGCCTGAAAATCGGCCTGCTGCAATGCCTCGCCATGATCCCGGGCGTATCGCGGTCCGGCGCCACGATCATGGGCGCTCGCCTGCTGGGTGTGCGGCCAGCCGCTGCGGCCGAATTCTCGTTCTTCCTCGCGGTTCCGACCATGGCGGCGGCGACGGCCTATGACCTGTTCAAGAATCGCGACACCCTTACGCTCGACGGCGCCGGGCTGATCCTGACCGGATTCATCGTGGCTTTCCTCTGCGCCCTGCTGGTGGTGCGTTCCGTCATTGCCTTCATCAACCGCTACGGCTTTGTACCCTTTGCCTGGTACCGCATCGTCATCGGCACCGTGATGCTTGCGGTTCTGACACTGCGTTGA
- a CDS encoding aldehyde dehydrogenase family protein — MATPEIKKYWQNFVDGEWCDGATNERIVVENPATGEMLAEVARAMPADVDRAVAAARRRFNARTLIDMRPMARGALLLEIAAQMRAMAEEIALAECLDNGKTLAAGKNEAMAASRYFSYYGGATDKIEGRMIPLGAGYVDYTVPAPYGVSVQIVPWNFPLQIAARSVACALATGNTVVLKSPELSPLSCYFIAEACKRAGVPDGAVNVLCGYGHDTGAAMVSHKDVDHIVFTGSLKTGQFILRAAAERIIPCVMELGGKSAGIVFPDADLDQVAASTAIGIFTNAGQVCSAASRLVVHRSRHDEVVAKIAAKARALSIGPGIDGKDLGPLISGAQRDKVEAMCLAAQQEGAEAVTGGRRVDGLPGYFMQPTVFTGVKPDMTMAREEVFGPVLTVQVYDDPDEAIALANGTDYGLCAGVYTKDLRQAHWAADRLVAGQVFVNEWFAGGIETPFGGTKRSGYGREKGQEALLSYVQTKNVGIRIDGSGGGRPGG; from the coding sequence ATGGCCACGCCCGAAATCAAAAAATACTGGCAGAATTTCGTCGACGGCGAATGGTGCGATGGTGCGACGAACGAGCGCATCGTCGTCGAGAATCCGGCGACCGGCGAGATGCTGGCCGAAGTGGCGCGCGCCATGCCGGCCGATGTTGATCGCGCCGTGGCGGCGGCCCGCAGGCGTTTCAATGCCCGCACGCTGATCGACATGCGGCCGATGGCGCGCGGCGCGCTGCTGCTGGAGATCGCCGCGCAGATGCGTGCGATGGCCGAAGAGATCGCGCTGGCCGAATGCCTGGATAACGGCAAGACGCTGGCGGCCGGAAAGAACGAGGCGATGGCCGCCTCGCGCTACTTCTCCTACTACGGCGGCGCCACCGACAAGATCGAAGGCCGCATGATCCCGCTCGGCGCGGGCTATGTCGATTACACCGTTCCGGCGCCCTATGGCGTATCCGTTCAGATCGTGCCGTGGAATTTCCCGCTGCAGATCGCCGCGCGCTCCGTCGCCTGCGCCTTGGCAACCGGAAATACCGTGGTGCTGAAATCGCCGGAGCTGTCGCCGCTGTCCTGCTATTTCATCGCCGAAGCCTGCAAGCGCGCCGGCGTGCCCGATGGCGCGGTGAATGTGCTGTGCGGGTATGGCCACGATACCGGCGCGGCGATGGTGTCGCACAAGGATGTCGACCATATCGTCTTCACCGGCTCGCTGAAGACCGGCCAGTTCATCCTGCGCGCCGCGGCCGAGCGCATCATCCCTTGCGTCATGGAACTCGGCGGCAAGTCGGCCGGGATTGTCTTTCCCGACGCTGATCTCGACCAGGTGGCGGCGAGCACGGCGATCGGCATTTTCACCAATGCAGGCCAGGTCTGCTCAGCGGCGTCGCGCCTCGTGGTGCACCGTTCGCGCCATGACGAGGTAGTGGCGAAGATTGCCGCCAAAGCCAGGGCGCTCAGCATTGGCCCCGGCATCGACGGCAAGGATCTCGGCCCGCTGATTTCCGGTGCGCAGCGCGACAAGGTGGAAGCCATGTGCCTGGCCGCGCAGCAGGAAGGCGCCGAGGCAGTCACCGGTGGCCGTCGCGTCGATGGCCTGCCGGGATACTTCATGCAGCCGACGGTCTTTACGGGTGTAAAACCCGACATGACCATGGCGCGCGAAGAAGTCTTCGGCCCGGTGCTGACCGTGCAGGTCTATGATGATCCGGACGAAGCCATCGCGCTGGCCAACGGCACTGACTACGGCCTCTGCGCCGGCGTTTACACGAAAGACCTGCGGCAGGCGCATTGGGCGGCTGACCGGCTGGTGGCGGGACAGGTCTTTGTGAATGAATGGTTCGCCGGCGGCATCGAGACGCCGTTCGGCGGCACCAAGCGCTCGGGTTACGGCCGCGAGAAGGGCCAGGAAGCGCTGCTCAGCTATGTGCAGACGAAGAATGTTGGCATCCGCATCGATGGCAGCGGCGGCGGTCGTCCCGGCGGCTGA